A single genomic interval of Argopecten irradians isolate NY chromosome 8, Ai_NY, whole genome shotgun sequence harbors:
- the LOC138330390 gene encoding glutamate receptor 4-like, giving the protein MLKPTTRCVFYTQWIQLGVVMTLVSWSLGKTLECMPSSSDQSPYTFIVGVLSSNRGRSFQNFVTANIKNNETAVQNCFMPPYIVIMDIDRDLMIPRSGWTKIIDMMESQVDDQANLGSEYGLTVVIGPFYTNMAMILQMVGIPYIVTDYKGFDWVDSNRVTDSVQWHSVIEMRPAASEINLAVVDLCKAENWTSVVVVLPDNPRENQECKDLVKQMIRSHISPIPYAVSLGDKTSNQTRDVLRNAQMLEQRVVLTCSPRDEKDKLIETVLNEAMSFGLLGDKNNVFILLDTSMYLEPLKEMNMYRKGLYAVKCRLLAFRYTFNNVNLTSSQEATATDAAELVSRAQTRYLEMSNGYFDPVFSKARFLDAIRQVTFDSPLTGHVQFDNEGKRVNYTLRLINHGGMGLFQPVGQWNPAGSSIHERLNLSKSGNDGDQAKGSIFDNVLKVVVVVEEPFVIRKVGRNGHQYEGNDRYEGFTIDILRQLANVLQLKYEIYESPDNFYGAENANGSWNGMVQEVLSGNAHMGMGAISITSSREKVIDFSLGVISTGVNMLIKKPKEAKTIFQFMEPFSLNLWLAIIGASFVVSVILFILDYSSIERQFTVKETLWFSIGTLLMRGTDFSPRPTSQRIVTAGFTFFVLITVSTYTANMAAFLTTTNLEQPVTSLEQLAERSDIECGTIDKSATMKFLQDGSKQVYKEIWQKIRESEYGLVENSSVGRQRVEQGHYAFIFDYLINLYSEKNYCETKMVGIPVRLQEHGIVLPAGASYKTKINIGLLQLKEQNYIRDMQKKWWDNKRKCDSETSGRSSTQVEFSIGHMAGVFIVGGFGMACSVAFFLS; this is encoded by the exons ATGTTGAAGCCGACCACCCGATGTGTGTTCTATACACAATGGATACAGCTCGGTGTTGTCATGACCTTGGTATCATGGAGTCTGGGCAAAACATTGGAATGTATGCCTTCTTCTTCTGACCAGTCTCCATACACCTTTATAGTGG GTGTGCTGAGTTCAAACCGAGGACGTTCCTTTCAGAATTTTGTGACAGCCAACATCAAGAATAATGAGACAGCCGTACAGAACTGCTTCATGCCGCCATACATCGTCATTATGGACATCGATCGTGACCTGATGATCCCTCGCTCAGGGTGGACAAAAATTATAGACATGATGGAGTCAC AGGTGGATGACCAAGCAAACTTGGGCAGTGAGTACGGACTGACTGTTGTGATTGGTCCATTCTATACAAACATGGCCATGATTCTTCAGATGGTCGGCATCCCCTACATCGTCACAGATTACAAGGGTTTTGATTGGGTGGATAGTAATCGCGTGACAGACTCCGTCCAATGGCATTCTGTGATAGAAATGAGGCCTGCTGCGTCAGAAATTAACTTGGCCGTCGTGGATCTGTGTAAGGCGGAGAACTGGACAAGTGTCGTGGTCGTGTTGCCCGATAATCCAAGGGAAAATCAAG AATGCAAGGACTTAGTGAAGCAGATGATACGGAGTCATATCTCTCCGATTCCTTACGCAGTCAGCTTGGGCGACAAAACCAGCAACCAGACACGGGATGTCCTCAGAAACGCCCAGATGCTCGAACAACGCGTGGTGCTCACGTGCAGTCCACGCGACGAAAAGGACAAACTCATTGAAACAGTCCTAAATGAG GCCATGTCGTTTGGTCTCCTGGGGGATAAGAATAACGTCTTCATCCTGTTAGATACA TCAATGTACCTTGAGCCTCTGAAGGAAATGAATATGTACCGGAAGGGGCTTTACGCCGTCAAGTGCCGCCTGTTGGCCTTCCGGTATACTTTTAATAACGTCAACTTGACGAGCAGTCAGGAAGCGACAGCCACAGACGCTGCCGAGTTGGTGAGCAGAGCACAAACGCGGTACCTCGAAATGTCAAATGGCTACTTCGACCCTGTCTTCTCTAAGGCGCGTTTTCTGGACGCAATTCGTCag GTAACCTTCGATTCGCCACTGACAGGTCATGTGCAATTTGACAACGAAGGAAAGCGCGTGAATTACACATTACGACTGATAAATCACGGTGGGATGGGCCTCTTTCAGCCG GTTGGACAATGGAATCCTGCCGGCTCCAGTATCCATGAACGACTCAATCTGAGCAAGTCGGGTAACGACGGAGACCAGGCCAAAGGAAGCATCTTCGACAATGTCCTCAAAGTCGTAGTGGTCGTC GAAGAACCATTTGTTATTCGAAAGGTAGGTCGGAATGGACATCAATACGAAGGCAACGATCGTTACGAGGGTTTTACTATAGACATCTTGCGGCAGTTGGCCAATGTTCTGCAGCTCAAGTACGAAATCTATGAGAGTCCAGACAACTTCTACGGAGCAGAGAATGCCAATGGTTCGTGGAATGGCATGGTGCAGGAAGTACTCTCAGGG AATGCACACATGGGGATGGGGGCAATTTCTATCACGTCCTCGAGAGAAAAGGTTATAGATTTTAGTCTTGGAGTGATCAGTACAGGAGTCAACATGCTCATCAAGAAACCAAAGGAGGCAAAGACAATCTTCCAGTTCATGGAGCCGTTCTCTCTCAATCTGTGGTTAGCAATCATAGGGGCGTCATTTGTGGTAtctgtgattttatttattttggacTACAGCAGTATCGAAAGACAGTTCACTGTTAAGGAGACGTTGTGGTTTTCTATTGGTACACTACTCATGCGCGGCACGGACTTCTCGCCACGGCCTACGTCACAGAGAATCGTCACGGCTGGGTTCACATTCTTCGTTTTGATCACAGTTAGCACGTACACCGCTAATATGGCGGCTTTTCTTACAACAACAAACCTGGAACAGCCTGTGACGTCATTGGAACAGTTAGCAGAGAGGAGCGACATTGAATGCGGAACAATTGATAAATCGGCGACAATGAAATTTCTACAGGACGGCAGTAAACAGGTTTATAAGGAAATCTGGCAGAAAATCCGCGAATCTGAGTACGGATTGGTGGAGAATTCTTCTGTAGGACGACAGAGGGTGGAACAGGGACACTATGCTTTCATATTTGATTACCTCATCAACCTCTACTCGGAAAAGAACTATTGCGAGACCAAAATGGTGGGGATACCAGTTCGACTACAGGAACACGGGATCGTCCTACCAGCCGGAGCATCCTATAAAACTAAAATCAATATCGGTTTACTACAACTTAAGGAACAGAATTACATTCGAGACATGCAGAAAAA GTGGTGGGATAACAAACGTAAATGTGACAGTGAAACTTCCGGTAGATCGTCTACACAAGTCGAGTTTTCCATTGGTCACATGGCTGGTGTTTTCATTGTGGGCGGTTTTGGCATGGCTTGCTCTGTGGCATTTTTCCTCTCTTAA